The following are encoded in a window of Arthrobacter antioxidans genomic DNA:
- a CDS encoding MBL fold metallo-hydrolase: MHNTSTQHLAASDRGELPPLEQVRDDVWSLAQPMPGGHLAYSLTYLLRGADGGVHVIDPGWDSDANWDRLASALVAVAPDGAVTGITGTHLHPDHVGMAARLRRASGAPLAMHGAERAALERHDTRLLDPDEVTARLDGWDVPQERRDELSRFVDRSPDGLVLAVDRTLSDGDVLPVPGFRTVVMGTPGHTAGHICLRDDDRGLLFTGDHVLPTVFAGLGLGGTTPSNPLADYVASIDRVRRYGHYEALPGHGHRFSGLGGRADESAEHQLKRAREVAAVLADVEEPTVWDLASRLTWTAGWEGLQGFQLLSALSQTEIHRDFVRTQTWPAR; encoded by the coding sequence ATGCACAACACCAGCACGCAGCACCTCGCGGCCTCCGATCGCGGGGAGCTCCCGCCGCTGGAGCAGGTGCGCGACGACGTCTGGTCCCTCGCGCAGCCCATGCCGGGCGGGCACCTCGCCTACTCCTTGACGTACCTGCTGCGCGGTGCGGACGGCGGCGTCCACGTCATCGACCCCGGCTGGGACTCCGACGCGAACTGGGACCGGCTGGCATCGGCGCTGGTGGCGGTCGCGCCGGACGGGGCCGTCACCGGGATCACCGGGACGCACCTGCACCCCGACCACGTGGGCATGGCCGCCCGCCTCCGGCGGGCCTCGGGTGCACCCCTGGCGATGCACGGTGCGGAGCGTGCCGCCCTCGAGCGCCACGACACCCGCCTGCTCGACCCCGACGAGGTGACCGCGCGCCTCGACGGGTGGGACGTCCCGCAGGAGCGCCGGGACGAGCTCTCCCGCTTCGTGGACCGCTCGCCCGACGGGCTCGTGCTGGCCGTGGACCGCACCCTGTCCGACGGCGACGTCCTGCCCGTCCCCGGCTTCCGGACGGTCGTGATGGGTACGCCGGGCCACACGGCCGGCCACATCTGCCTGCGCGACGACGACCGCGGGCTCCTCTTCACGGGCGACCACGTGCTGCCCACCGTGTTCGCGGGGCTGGGACTCGGGGGCACGACGCCGTCGAACCCGTTGGCCGACTACGTGGCGTCCATCGACCGGGTGCGCCGCTACGGACACTACGAGGCCCTTCCGGGGCACGGCCACCGGTTCTCCGGGCTGGGCGGGCGGGCGGACGAGAGCGCCGAGCATCAGCTGAAGCGTGCGCGGGAGGTGGCGGCGGTCCTCGCGGACGTGGAGGAGCCCACCGTCTGGGATCTCGCGTCGCGCCTGACCTGGACCGCGGGCTGGGAGGGGCTGCAGGGTTTCCAGTTGCTGTCCGCGCTTTCCCAGACGGAGATCCACCGGGACTTCGTCAGGACGCAGACGTGGCCCGCGCGCTGA
- a CDS encoding glycoside hydrolase family 26 protein — protein sequence MSAVPRVAVSALRTAAARLVVVVAALAVLMVGVAPVSAQAAATITVGAVSGTPGTAVTVTGAGFPRKTRGIVVAGTVSVPLTTTPKGSFAVSIVPAGAGPVEITATAGTATASAGYTVLDPAPASGAPKGLRFGVGTDGGPAAGGELDDVAALAGEAPSLVLSYKDFNQPAPIAELDAVRARGAETLLTWEPWTWGGGTGQPAYSLDRIAAGEFDAYLREWGTALGRWGHPVYLRFAHEMNGDWYPWAAGVNSNTAGDYIAAYRHVHDVVTSTGATNISWVWNPNVPYWGSTPLDQLYPGGEYVDVVALDGYNWGGSQAWTSWQGPEALFGDGIAQLRRLAPGTPIMIAETASSEIGGSKSQWISDLFRYVSAQEDVVALVWFHIAKETDWRIDSSAASAGAFATALTTRR from the coding sequence ATGTCTGCCGTTCCCCGTGTCGCAGTCTCCGCCCTCCGGACCGCCGCCGCGCGCCTCGTCGTGGTCGTCGCGGCGCTGGCCGTCCTGATGGTCGGGGTGGCGCCGGTATCCGCCCAGGCCGCAGCCACGATCACGGTCGGTGCCGTCTCCGGAACACCCGGCACCGCCGTCACCGTGACGGGTGCCGGCTTCCCCAGGAAGACGAGGGGGATCGTCGTGGCAGGGACCGTGAGCGTGCCCCTGACCACGACACCGAAGGGCTCCTTCGCGGTGTCGATCGTGCCGGCGGGGGCCGGCCCGGTGGAGATCACGGCGACGGCCGGTACCGCCACCGCGAGCGCCGGTTACACCGTCCTGGACCCGGCACCTGCATCGGGCGCCCCGAAGGGCCTCCGGTTCGGTGTCGGCACCGACGGCGGGCCCGCGGCCGGCGGAGAGCTCGACGACGTCGCCGCCCTTGCGGGAGAGGCGCCGTCCCTGGTGCTGTCCTACAAGGACTTCAACCAGCCCGCCCCTATCGCGGAGCTGGATGCCGTGCGCGCCCGCGGCGCCGAGACGCTGCTGACGTGGGAGCCGTGGACCTGGGGCGGCGGCACCGGGCAGCCTGCCTACTCCCTCGACCGCATCGCGGCCGGTGAGTTCGACGCCTATCTCCGCGAGTGGGGCACCGCCCTGGGGCGCTGGGGGCACCCGGTGTACCTGCGGTTCGCGCACGAGATGAACGGGGACTGGTACCCGTGGGCGGCCGGCGTCAACAGCAACACCGCGGGCGACTACATCGCGGCCTACCGGCACGTGCACGACGTCGTTACGTCCACCGGCGCGACCAACATCAGCTGGGTCTGGAACCCCAACGTCCCCTACTGGGGATCCACGCCCCTGGACCAGCTGTACCCGGGCGGAGAGTACGTCGACGTCGTCGCACTCGACGGCTACAACTGGGGTGGGTCGCAGGCGTGGACCTCCTGGCAAGGACCCGAGGCACTGTTCGGCGACGGGATCGCGCAGCTCCGGCGCCTCGCACCGGGCACGCCGATCATGATCGCCGAGACGGCGTCGTCCGAGATCGGCGGGTCCAAGTCCCAGTGGATCTCCGACCTGTTCAGGTATGTCTCAGCGCAGGAGGACGTCGTCGCGCTCGTCTGGTTCCACATCGCCAAGGAGACCGACTGGCGCATCGACAGCAGCGCCGCCTCCGCCGGCGCCTTCGCGACCGCCCTCACCACGCGACGCTGA
- a CDS encoding GAF domain-containing sensor histidine kinase, protein MKDTPGHEAATSSGASAGISALVGAFGAMAEDIDLNTVLERVVSSACRLVDARYGALGVIGPDRLLSAFITVKLGSDEAGKAASRPRGGGVPDPSGAGPLPLPLPDLPPRRHEAGFPPRHPEMSSFLGVPIRIRDRVFGNLYLTEKSGGGGFTSTDEELLVALAAAAAIAIANSRLFDDSVRRTRWLEGGLDAVREILDQTDPVRSHHASVAHYALRASHSDVALVLREIGDQRGLLCAAADGQDAASFAGASWNYPALLEDLTAVSPPLVLTPVEIARLMPGSSLPAPTTALCVRLAGSGERQYLLFGRRAESSFTDVDREMVRTFTSHVSLALELLRAQRQREQEAVFGDRDRIARDLHDLVIQRLFATGLSIQVLRKHLSDRRALDRISVVTAELDATIRELRDTIYSLRSVPRIASTFSSGVFALVAAGAENFSLQPVLRLSGPLDAAVGPGVAEHVNGVLREGLSNALRHAAAHSITITLQALPDRLEMGIIDDGSGFVEPSAGPGLTEMRRQADLCDGTLSISSTPGHGTRILLIVPLSAQEDGPPEARK, encoded by the coding sequence ATGAAGGACACGCCAGGCCATGAGGCGGCCACGAGCTCCGGAGCATCAGCCGGGATCAGCGCCCTCGTCGGAGCCTTCGGTGCGATGGCCGAGGACATCGACCTGAACACCGTCCTGGAGAGGGTCGTGTCCTCGGCCTGCAGACTCGTCGACGCACGGTACGGGGCACTGGGAGTGATCGGGCCGGATCGGCTGCTCAGCGCTTTCATCACCGTCAAACTCGGGAGCGACGAGGCCGGGAAAGCCGCGTCGAGGCCTCGGGGCGGCGGTGTCCCGGACCCGTCGGGCGCCGGCCCCCTTCCCTTGCCCCTGCCGGATCTGCCTCCGCGCCGGCACGAGGCCGGCTTTCCTCCCCGCCACCCTGAGATGAGCTCGTTCCTCGGAGTTCCCATCCGGATCCGGGACCGGGTCTTCGGGAACCTGTACCTCACCGAGAAGAGCGGGGGAGGAGGATTCACCAGCACCGATGAGGAACTCCTCGTCGCCCTCGCCGCCGCGGCCGCCATCGCGATCGCGAACTCCCGCCTGTTCGACGACTCGGTCCGCCGGACCCGGTGGCTCGAGGGCGGCCTCGACGCCGTCCGCGAGATCCTCGACCAGACCGATCCCGTGCGGAGCCATCACGCATCGGTCGCGCACTACGCCCTGCGGGCATCGCACAGCGACGTCGCGCTCGTTCTCCGCGAGATCGGCGATCAGCGAGGGCTCCTCTGTGCGGCGGCGGACGGCCAGGACGCCGCCTCCTTCGCCGGAGCATCCTGGAACTATCCGGCGCTGCTGGAGGATCTGACAGCGGTGTCGCCTCCGCTGGTGCTGACACCGGTGGAGATCGCCCGCCTGATGCCGGGATCCTCGCTTCCTGCTCCGACGACGGCCCTGTGTGTGCGGCTCGCGGGGTCCGGGGAGCGGCAGTACCTCCTCTTCGGGCGCCGCGCAGAGTCCTCGTTCACCGACGTCGACCGGGAGATGGTGCGGACGTTCACGTCCCACGTCTCGTTGGCCCTGGAACTGCTGCGGGCCCAGCGGCAACGGGAACAGGAAGCGGTGTTCGGCGACCGGGACCGGATCGCCCGCGATCTCCACGACCTGGTCATCCAGCGACTGTTCGCGACGGGCCTGAGCATCCAGGTCCTCCGCAAACACCTCTCCGACCGCAGGGCGCTCGACCGCATCAGCGTGGTGACCGCCGAACTGGACGCCACGATCAGGGAGCTGCGCGACACCATCTACTCCCTGCGCTCGGTCCCGCGGATCGCCTCGACCTTCAGCTCCGGCGTCTTCGCCCTCGTAGCGGCAGGGGCCGAGAACTTCTCCCTCCAGCCCGTGCTGCGCCTCTCGGGCCCCCTCGACGCCGCTGTCGGCCCCGGGGTGGCCGAACACGTCAACGGGGTCCTCCGGGAGGGGCTGTCCAACGCGCTCCGACACGCTGCAGCGCACTCCATCACGATCACCCTGCAGGCCCTTCCGGATCGCCTCGAGATGGGAATCATCGACGACGGCTCCGGGTTCGTCGAACCGTCCGCGGGCCCCGGCCTGACGGAGATGCGTCGCCAGGCCGACCTCTGCGACGGCACCCTGTCGATCTCGAGCACCCCCGGCCACGGAACGCGCATCCTGCTCATCGTGCCCCTGAGCGCCCAGGAGGACGGACCACCGGAAGCCCGGAAGTAG
- a CDS encoding MFS transporter small subunit codes for MAGARITAVWALVGVPLAYGVVQTLTRAAALFGG; via the coding sequence ATGGCCGGAGCACGAATCACCGCCGTCTGGGCACTCGTCGGAGTGCCCCTCGCCTACGGTGTCGTCCAGACCCTCACCCGCGCCGCAGCCCTCTTCGGGGGCTGA
- the malQ gene encoding 4-alpha-glucanotransferase, with translation MADTTQHDDPRPRTPSPLAQLAEAHRVGTTFKGWDGEPAEVAPETLVAVLTALGVDASSDTAIAQALADSATAAWRSVLPHVVVVRRRDADPVPLHVPAGAEVDFWAVDENGVRHPGTVGEPGEARTVDGRDLERREGTLPHAVPLGWHTLHARVDGQESTCAFVVTPDRLSTTAALADHRGWGLMAQLYSVRSADSWGIGDLADLGRIAQAAAQHRGDFVLVNPLHAAEPVPPVEPSPYLPTTRRYFHPLYLRVEDIPEYASLDTAARTRIDALAAGFSAVNTATDLLDRDSSYAAKLEALELVFAVERPAGRQQDFDAYRAHQGRGLADFALWSALAEAYPPDAPEWHDVGRPGSPGARQFTERHAPRIEFHAWLQWLLDEQLRDAQRAATDAGMSIGVVHDLAVGVHPSGADAWALQDVLAAGISVGAPPDMFNQLGQDWSQPPWHPDRLAASGYVAFRDMLRNILRHAGGIRVDHILGLFRLWWIPQGEAPGAGAYVYYDHRALIGILALEAERAGAIVVGEDLGVFEPGVQEYLAERGILGTSILWFEQDEDGPLPPEAYRKGCLTTVTVHDLPPSAGYLAGEHVALRERLGLLSRPVEEEQAEDRAVQEKFLDLLRERHLLADGPAGVPETVEALHAFIGQTPSILLGVALADAVGERRTQNQPGTSDEYPNWRIPLADADGRAVLVEDLAANGRFSSLVASLGLTSDPGPTGPAARPAG, from the coding sequence ATGGCCGACACCACGCAGCACGACGACCCACGCCCACGGACCCCTTCTCCCCTCGCGCAGCTCGCCGAGGCCCACCGGGTGGGGACCACCTTCAAGGGGTGGGACGGTGAACCGGCCGAGGTGGCCCCGGAGACGCTCGTGGCGGTCCTCACGGCGCTCGGGGTCGATGCCTCGTCCGATACCGCCATCGCGCAGGCCCTCGCGGACTCCGCGACCGCCGCATGGCGCTCGGTCCTGCCCCACGTCGTCGTCGTGCGCCGGCGTGACGCCGACCCCGTGCCTCTCCACGTGCCGGCCGGTGCGGAGGTGGACTTCTGGGCCGTGGACGAGAACGGGGTCCGCCACCCGGGGACCGTGGGCGAGCCGGGGGAGGCCCGCACGGTCGACGGCCGGGACCTCGAGCGGAGGGAGGGCACGCTGCCGCACGCCGTCCCGCTGGGCTGGCACACGCTTCACGCCCGCGTGGACGGGCAGGAGAGCACCTGCGCCTTCGTCGTCACGCCCGACCGGCTGAGCACCACGGCCGCGTTGGCCGACCACCGTGGCTGGGGCCTGATGGCCCAGCTGTACTCGGTCCGCTCCGCGGACTCCTGGGGTATCGGCGACCTCGCGGACCTCGGCCGGATCGCGCAGGCGGCCGCGCAGCACCGGGGTGACTTCGTGCTGGTGAACCCCCTGCACGCCGCCGAGCCCGTACCGCCGGTGGAACCCTCGCCCTACCTGCCGACCACCCGCCGGTACTTCCACCCCCTGTACCTGCGCGTCGAGGACATCCCCGAGTACGCGAGCCTCGACACCGCGGCGCGGACGCGCATCGATGCCCTGGCCGCGGGTTTCTCCGCCGTGAACACGGCCACCGACCTGCTCGACCGGGACTCCTCGTACGCCGCGAAGCTGGAGGCCCTCGAGCTGGTCTTCGCCGTCGAACGCCCCGCGGGGCGCCAGCAGGACTTCGACGCCTACCGTGCCCACCAGGGCCGGGGGCTGGCCGACTTCGCGCTGTGGTCGGCGCTCGCCGAGGCGTATCCGCCGGACGCCCCGGAATGGCACGACGTCGGACGCCCCGGCTCGCCCGGAGCCCGGCAGTTCACCGAGCGCCATGCGCCACGGATCGAGTTCCACGCGTGGCTGCAGTGGCTGCTCGACGAGCAGTTGCGGGACGCCCAGCGAGCGGCGACCGATGCAGGGATGTCCATCGGTGTGGTGCATGACCTCGCCGTGGGCGTCCACCCCAGCGGGGCGGATGCATGGGCGCTCCAGGACGTCCTCGCCGCGGGCATCAGCGTCGGCGCGCCACCCGACATGTTCAACCAGCTCGGCCAGGACTGGAGCCAGCCGCCGTGGCACCCGGACCGCCTGGCGGCTTCCGGCTATGTGGCGTTCCGCGACATGCTCCGCAACATCCTGCGGCATGCCGGTGGCATCAGGGTGGACCACATCCTCGGCCTGTTCCGGCTGTGGTGGATCCCACAGGGCGAGGCGCCCGGCGCGGGAGCCTACGTGTACTACGACCACCGGGCGCTGATCGGCATCCTCGCCCTCGAGGCGGAACGGGCCGGCGCGATCGTGGTCGGGGAGGACCTCGGGGTCTTCGAACCCGGAGTGCAGGAGTACCTGGCCGAACGCGGCATCCTCGGCACCTCGATCCTGTGGTTCGAACAGGACGAGGACGGACCCCTTCCCCCCGAGGCCTACCGCAAGGGCTGCCTGACAACGGTGACCGTGCACGACCTCCCGCCCAGCGCAGGGTATCTGGCGGGCGAGCACGTGGCGCTGCGCGAGAGGCTCGGCCTCCTCAGCCGGCCCGTCGAGGAGGAGCAGGCCGAGGACCGCGCCGTGCAGGAGAAGTTCCTCGACCTCCTCCGGGAGCGCCATCTCCTCGCCGACGGCCCTGCCGGCGTCCCGGAGACCGTCGAGGCCCTGCACGCGTTCATCGGGCAGACACCGTCCATCCTGCTGGGCGTGGCGCTCGCCGACGCCGTCGGGGAGCGCCGCACGCAGAACCAGCCGGGCACCAGCGACGAGTACCCCAACTGGCGGATACCTCTCGCCGACGCCGACGGCAGGGCCGTCCTCGTCGAGGACCTTGCTGCGAACGGGCGTTTCTCGTCCCTCGTGGCGTCGCTGGGCCTGACCTCCGATCCCGGGCCGACCGGCCCCGCCGCGCGACCCGCCGGCTGA
- a CDS encoding peroxiredoxin-like family protein — protein sequence MKQKQKFTDTIAAQVDEFTPTFEAQVGPALAEVFEMEQEELRRAGLPDGIARVGDKLPDVLLYDDQRRPATLREVLGSAAAIIVFYRGAWCPYCNIALQTYQRELSPLAESFGTRLIAISPQDPEIAQKMAHESGLYLPLYSDAGNALASRLGIVTVPSPESTLARIALGIDVAGSNADRTLMIPFPTVIVADATGTIRFIDVHADYTDRTETGDIIDALVAL from the coding sequence ATGAAGCAGAAGCAGAAGTTCACGGACACCATCGCGGCGCAGGTGGACGAGTTCACGCCGACGTTCGAGGCGCAGGTCGGTCCGGCGCTCGCGGAGGTCTTCGAGATGGAGCAGGAGGAGCTCCGCCGTGCTGGGCTCCCGGACGGGATCGCCCGCGTGGGGGACAAGCTTCCGGATGTTCTCCTGTACGACGACCAACGGCGACCGGCGACCCTGCGGGAGGTTCTCGGGTCGGCAGCCGCGATCATCGTCTTCTACCGTGGCGCATGGTGCCCCTACTGCAACATCGCCCTGCAGACCTATCAGCGGGAGCTGAGCCCCCTCGCGGAGAGCTTCGGGACGCGACTCATCGCCATCAGTCCGCAGGACCCGGAGATCGCGCAGAAGATGGCGCACGAGTCGGGACTGTATCTGCCGCTCTACTCGGACGCAGGGAACGCACTCGCCTCGCGGCTCGGGATCGTCACAGTGCCCAGCCCCGAGTCCACGCTCGCGCGCATCGCCCTCGGCATCGACGTCGCCGGGTCCAACGCGGACCGGACCCTGATGATCCCGTTCCCCACGGTGATCGTGGCTGATGCGACGGGCACCATCCGCTTCATCGACGTGCACGCGGACTACACGGACCGCACGGAGACCGGTGACATCATCGACGCCCTCGTAGCGCTCTGA
- a CDS encoding NAD(P)/FAD-dependent oxidoreductase yields MDRPGVYDAVVVGGGIAGLSAALVLGRARRRVLVIDGGTPRNAPADAAFGFTTRDGTTPEHLVALGRAELEPYGVRFLDGVVDGVLVDGSDDRTGVWTVATTDGATAQGRHLILASGLRDVLPEVPGARETWGRGLLQCPYCHGWEVRDQALGVIGCTDASPAQALLLRQWSADVTYFPHLLGPVPEEDARRLRVRGVRVVDGTVREFVPDEAPDGGSPRALVAVRVDDGSADGERVPCIAVFCEPGADAGSPLVSSLGCELRDDGCIVTDRLGRASRERVWAVGNAADPAAHLVTAAGDAYRTAVAVNAVLVREDCATVPDTGGVVGESV; encoded by the coding sequence ATGGACAGACCCGGAGTGTATGACGCCGTCGTCGTCGGCGGCGGGATCGCGGGGCTGAGCGCAGCCCTCGTGCTCGGGCGGGCGCGGCGGCGCGTCCTCGTGATCGACGGCGGAACGCCCCGCAACGCACCGGCGGACGCAGCCTTCGGCTTCACGACCCGCGACGGCACCACCCCGGAGCACCTCGTGGCCCTGGGCCGGGCGGAACTGGAACCCTACGGGGTGCGCTTCCTGGACGGCGTCGTGGACGGCGTCCTCGTCGACGGCTCGGATGATCGGACGGGCGTCTGGACCGTGGCGACCACGGACGGCGCGACGGCGCAGGGGCGGCACCTGATCCTCGCCTCGGGCCTCCGGGACGTCCTCCCGGAGGTCCCGGGCGCCCGGGAGACGTGGGGCAGGGGGCTGCTGCAGTGTCCGTACTGCCACGGCTGGGAGGTGAGGGACCAGGCGCTCGGCGTGATCGGCTGCACCGACGCATCGCCCGCGCAGGCTCTCCTGCTGCGGCAGTGGTCGGCGGACGTGACCTACTTCCCGCACCTCCTCGGCCCCGTGCCGGAGGAGGACGCACGCCGCCTCCGAGTCAGGGGCGTCCGGGTGGTGGACGGGACGGTCCGGGAATTCGTTCCGGACGAAGCGCCGGACGGCGGCAGTCCGCGGGCGCTCGTCGCCGTCCGCGTGGACGACGGGTCCGCCGACGGGGAACGGGTGCCGTGCATCGCGGTGTTCTGCGAACCGGGGGCGGACGCGGGTTCCCCGCTGGTCTCCTCGTTGGGCTGCGAGCTGCGCGACGACGGCTGCATCGTCACCGATCGTCTCGGCCGGGCGTCACGGGAGCGGGTCTGGGCGGTCGGCAATGCCGCGGACCCCGCCGCCCACCTCGTCACCGCCGCCGGAGACGCCTACCGGACGGCAGTCGCCGTCAACGCCGTCCTCGTCAGGGAGGACTGCGCGACAGTGCCGGACACCGGGGGAGTGGTCGGCGAGAGCGTCTGA
- a CDS encoding MarR family winged helix-turn-helix transcriptional regulator: protein METAAGAGDVEFDRAIEVLEEQTSVLWRRERTTSHALAKHVHPDMEPAAYGILTLLQREGSLRATDIALSIGVGKPSVSRQLAGLERLGLVNRELDPHDARSQRVVLTPLGQQQLAAAQSGRRTAFTALMRSWRPEDVEVLGTLIARLNRTYTKDTW from the coding sequence ATGGAGACAGCAGCGGGGGCCGGTGACGTCGAATTCGACCGCGCCATCGAGGTGCTCGAGGAGCAGACGAGCGTGCTGTGGCGCCGGGAACGGACCACGTCCCATGCGCTCGCGAAGCACGTGCACCCCGACATGGAGCCGGCCGCCTACGGCATCCTGACGCTCCTGCAGCGGGAGGGGTCCCTCCGGGCGACGGACATCGCCCTCAGCATCGGGGTGGGCAAGCCGTCCGTGAGCCGGCAACTCGCCGGGCTCGAGCGGCTGGGGCTCGTCAACCGCGAGCTCGACCCGCACGACGCCCGTTCCCAGCGCGTGGTCCTCACCCCGCTCGGGCAGCAGCAGCTCGCGGCCGCGCAGAGCGGCCGACGCACGGCTTTCACGGCCCTCATGCGCAGCTGGAGGCCGGAGGACGTGGAGGTGCTCGGCACGCTGATCGCCCGCCTCAACCGCACCTACACGAAGGACACCTGGTAA
- a CDS encoding YtxH domain-containing protein, with translation MKNKLVFAAGMAVGYVLGTRAGRESYEQLKTKAQELWENPKVQDTVASTTDTIKSKAPEVQDSLKGALKKGETGKGGKAKGGAGTTGTTGPSGGNPRDVEDTPFQAQDSETRPELGKDLGK, from the coding sequence ATGAAGAACAAGCTTGTTTTCGCAGCAGGCATGGCGGTCGGCTACGTCCTCGGGACGCGGGCCGGCCGGGAGAGCTACGAGCAGCTCAAGACCAAGGCGCAGGAGCTGTGGGAGAACCCGAAGGTGCAGGACACGGTCGCCTCGACCACCGACACCATCAAGAGCAAGGCTCCCGAGGTGCAGGACTCCCTGAAGGGCGCACTGAAGAAGGGCGAGACCGGTAAGGGCGGCAAGGCGAAGGGTGGCGCCGGGACCACGGGGACCACGGGACCGAGCGGCGGGAATCCCCGCGACGTCGAGGACACCCCGTTCCAGGCACAGGACAGCGAGACCCGTCCTGAGCTCGGGAAGGATCTCGGGAAGTAG
- a CDS encoding DNA-formamidopyrimidine glycosylase family protein: MPEGDSVFRLAARLRRSLDGRTLNRGDLRVPAHATTPLDGMRITEHVTHGKHLLTRFDGGLTLHTHLLMQGSWTVTAPGRALPRKLLPDVRVILAVQDGPTAYGLDLPVVDLLPTRAEGDAVGHLGPDPLRDDWSMDEAVRRLRRDPGERVAAALLDQRNVAGFGNLWANELCFLRGVHPDTAVADVDLPALVALGARCLRFSATQPGAHQVTTGNTRRGEKHWVAGRAGRPCLRCGTTVRVRAEVPNDPGRRRSWWCPRCQSLPSPG; encoded by the coding sequence ATGCCCGAGGGTGACAGCGTGTTCCGGCTCGCCGCCCGTCTGCGGAGATCCCTCGACGGGCGCACGCTCAACCGCGGCGACCTGCGGGTCCCCGCGCACGCCACCACGCCGCTGGACGGCATGCGCATCACCGAGCATGTGACCCACGGCAAGCACCTGCTGACGCGGTTCGACGGCGGGCTGACCCTGCATACGCACCTGCTGATGCAGGGGTCGTGGACGGTCACGGCCCCCGGCAGGGCACTGCCGCGGAAACTCCTGCCGGACGTCCGGGTGATCCTCGCGGTGCAGGACGGCCCCACGGCGTACGGCCTGGACCTGCCCGTCGTCGACCTGCTGCCCACCCGGGCGGAGGGCGACGCCGTGGGTCACCTCGGTCCCGATCCGCTGCGGGACGACTGGTCGATGGACGAGGCGGTGCGCAGGCTGCGCCGCGACCCGGGGGAGCGCGTGGCGGCCGCCCTGCTCGATCAGCGGAACGTCGCCGGGTTCGGGAACCTGTGGGCCAACGAGCTCTGCTTCCTGCGGGGCGTCCACCCCGACACGGCGGTCGCCGACGTCGACCTCCCGGCGCTGGTGGCCCTCGGCGCCCGGTGCCTGCGGTTCTCGGCCACCCAGCCCGGCGCGCACCAGGTCACCACGGGGAACACCCGCCGGGGGGAGAAGCACTGGGTGGCCGGCCGGGCGGGCAGGCCGTGCCTCCGATGCGGCACCACCGTGCGCGTCAGGGCGGAGGTGCCGAACGATCCGGGCCGCCGTCGCAGCTGGTGGTGTCCGCGCTGCCAGTCGTTACCGTCGCCGGGCTGA